The Flaviramulus sp. BrNp1-15 genome has a window encoding:
- a CDS encoding RagB/SusD family nutrient uptake outer membrane protein — translation MKKYKTKIVLLALTAALFCGCEKELEIVNPNQLASEAYYTNQDQAIASVDAVYNALIIDGTFQRMTPAVNDSRSDEIRSRSPWAFLSQTANFTVPATDGAVGWCYEGYYVLINRANQALENVPNVEDVDSGLKDRLLGQAYFLRALAYFNLTNIFDNVPLLLTVPKSGDDFYPSNQDVTQEMIYAQVEADLIEAIAKLPVNYASVSGPDTGQVGRATKGAAQSLMGKLKLYQGLHDEALPYFQEVVNSQEYELSDNYGGLFSQDPGIEAANPGRIFWAEFTQSQNSDLNWGGDPNVNWRQFLAVSPTYSGADFYDYFPTQFLVDELSQERTVDDEIDPRFSATILSYQPDEGLTQAYGTDYFLDPNLFYIAKYTLANEGGDPFTSGINYHVIRFADVLLMYAECLANTGNIPLAAAQVQRVRDRANLPDREAEFAGYALPQFMEQLAHERLTELAIEGSRYQDLKRWGWLDDTNKLNELKAHDPEFNTFVPNRKYQPIVQEELDRNPNMVGNAANQG, via the coding sequence ATGAAAAAATACAAAACAAAAATAGTTTTACTAGCACTTACAGCAGCCTTATTTTGTGGGTGTGAAAAGGAACTGGAAATAGTAAATCCAAACCAATTGGCTTCAGAAGCCTATTATACAAATCAAGATCAAGCCATAGCTTCTGTTGATGCAGTTTATAACGCATTAATAATTGATGGTACTTTTCAGCGAATGACTCCAGCTGTTAATGATAGCAGAAGTGATGAAATTAGGTCAAGAAGTCCATGGGCTTTTCTATCTCAAACAGCCAACTTTACAGTACCAGCTACAGATGGTGCTGTAGGATGGTGTTATGAAGGCTACTATGTATTAATTAATCGTGCAAATCAAGCTTTAGAAAATGTACCGAATGTTGAAGATGTAGATTCAGGTTTAAAAGACCGTTTATTAGGGCAAGCTTATTTTTTAAGAGCCTTGGCTTATTTTAACTTAACTAACATTTTTGATAACGTACCTCTTTTACTTACGGTACCAAAGTCAGGTGATGATTTTTATCCTTCTAATCAAGATGTGACTCAAGAAATGATTTACGCTCAGGTTGAAGCAGATTTAATTGAAGCTATTGCTAAACTACCTGTAAATTATGCCTCAGTAAGTGGGCCAGATACAGGTCAAGTTGGTAGAGCTACAAAAGGTGCAGCCCAATCTCTTATGGGAAAACTTAAATTATATCAAGGATTACATGATGAAGCATTACCTTATTTTCAGGAAGTTGTAAACTCTCAAGAGTATGAGTTGTCAGATAATTATGGTGGTTTATTTTCGCAAGACCCAGGAATTGAAGCAGCTAATCCTGGAAGAATATTTTGGGCAGAATTTACACAAAGTCAAAATTCAGATTTAAACTGGGGAGGCGATCCAAACGTAAATTGGAGACAGTTTCTTGCTGTATCTCCAACTTACTCTGGTGCCGATTTTTACGATTATTTTCCAACACAATTTTTAGTTGATGAATTATCACAAGAAAGAACAGTTGATGATGAAATAGATCCCCGTTTCTCAGCTACAATTTTGTCTTATCAGCCAGATGAAGGTTTAACGCAAGCTTATGGGACAGATTATTTTTTAGATCCTAATTTATTTTATATAGCAAAATACACATTAGCAAATGAAGGTGGAGACCCTTTTACAAGTGGTATTAATTATCATGTTATACGTTTTGCCGATGTTTTATTAATGTATGCAGAATGTTTAGCAAACACAGGTAATATTCCATTAGCTGCAGCGCAAGTACAACGTGTAAGAGACAGAGCGAATTTACCAGATAGAGAAGCGGAATTTGCAGGATATGCTTTACCTCAGTTTATGGAACAGTTAGCACACGAACGTCTTACTGAACTTGCTATAGAAGGTTCAAGATATCAAGATTTAAAACGTTGGGGCTGGTTAGATGATACTAATAAGTTAAATGAACTTAAGGCACATGATCCAGAGTTTAACACGTTTGTACCTAATCGTAAATATCAACCTATTGTTCAAGAAGAACTAGATCGTAATCCTAATATGGTTGGTAACGCTGCGAATCAAGGTTAA
- a CDS encoding VCBS repeat-containing protein, with translation MKVIGNIVVLFIVCLTVGCNKSGENSTLFQRVSANYSGINFKNEISTNDSINILNYEYLYNGGGVGIGYFNNDNLPDVFFTGNISKSRIYINKGELKFEDITETSKINTKGKWCTGISVIDINQDGLDDLYISVGGMGNKNKFPNLLYINNGDLTFTESAAQYGLADKGESIQSIFFDYDLDGDLDMYLLTGGGFENSAINVRPMLKNGSSRNTDRLYRNDFNKSLGHPVFTDVSNEAGINIEGFGLGVSVFDVNNDGWPDLYISNDYLSKDLLYVNQQNGSFKELGHDYFGHSSHFSMGNDIADINNDGFLDIVTMDMLPENVKRRKLMSGANSYDIFQIALRFGYGHQHMRNMLQLNNGNKTFSEIGQLAGIDKTDWSWAPLLADFDNDGYNDLYITNGFGKDITDMDFVKFRQSKASSFKNIENIKKSVIDCLYYRPAIKVANYAYKNNGNLTFNKVTENWGFNEESISNGAAYADLDLDGDLDLLVNNINQIAFVYKNTINDKKIKSSNYLQVILEGNPKNQKGIGAEVTLYANDIKQTKYNQPVKGFQSTIDSKLHFGLNNNNRIDSLIVKWPDGKVSIKENVDINTLIKVKYTNTLPEVTTTRTSKGKTFFYKDSIIQHIHKERYYNDYATQLLLMQGYSNQGPGLAVGDLNNDGLEDIFVAGAYGSNSTILYQNKKGNFETTEILNTQIYEDEGALIFDANNDGLQDLYVVSGGSERYDGHKSYQDRIYYNDGNKLIEGTLPTMLTSTSTITGGDYDNDGDIDLFIGGRITPGKFPKAPKSYILENNSGSFTDVTNIVCPFLNDAGMITSAVWTDFNNDTNLDLVIVGEFMPITFLQGTGKQLKNISENTTLSQTTGLWNSIQSGDFDNDGDIDFVAGNLGLNSIIKSTKNHPFKLDYADFDNNGFIDPIYSKYEDGNYYPVASLDNLTQQLPQLKKKFLYYNTFATSTTDDIISLFNTPYKTLEVQELKSSYIENLGNNNFSISELPLEVQISPVNGILSEDINNDGLLDIILVGNNYNTEVNGGRYDASIGNVLLNNGKGEFNIINNKKSGLSIIGDSKSIVKVNVKNKSLVVVGINNSVINSFVLEKEKNGHLEPKNNEVYALITFIDGGTRKIEFTLGGGYLSQSSKAIDISSKMEKITFYNKSGDITRSLDLTTK, from the coding sequence TTGAAAGTTATAGGCAACATAGTTGTTTTGTTTATTGTATGTCTTACAGTTGGTTGTAATAAAAGCGGTGAGAACAGTACATTATTTCAACGCGTTAGTGCTAATTATTCAGGCATCAATTTTAAAAATGAAATTTCTACTAATGACTCAATAAATATTTTAAATTATGAATACCTATATAATGGAGGAGGAGTAGGCATAGGATATTTTAATAATGATAATTTACCAGATGTTTTTTTTACAGGTAATATTAGTAAAAGTAGAATCTATATTAATAAAGGAGAACTAAAATTTGAAGATATTACTGAAACATCAAAAATTAATACCAAAGGTAAATGGTGTACTGGTATTAGTGTTATTGATATAAACCAAGATGGTTTAGATGATTTATATATATCAGTTGGTGGAATGGGAAACAAAAATAAGTTTCCCAATTTACTTTATATAAACAATGGTGATTTAACATTTACAGAATCTGCGGCACAATATGGACTTGCAGACAAAGGAGAATCCATACAATCAATTTTTTTTGATTATGATTTGGATGGTGATTTAGATATGTACTTACTTACTGGCGGAGGTTTTGAAAATTCAGCAATTAATGTTCGCCCGATGCTTAAGAATGGTAGTAGTAGAAATACAGACAGGCTTTATAGAAATGATTTTAATAAGAGTTTAGGTCATCCTGTTTTTACAGACGTTTCTAATGAAGCTGGAATTAACATAGAAGGTTTTGGATTAGGTGTTTCTGTTTTTGATGTAAATAATGACGGTTGGCCAGATTTGTATATTTCTAATGATTATTTGTCAAAAGATTTACTTTATGTGAATCAACAAAATGGAAGTTTTAAAGAGTTAGGGCATGATTATTTCGGTCATTCAAGTCACTTCTCTATGGGTAACGATATCGCAGATATTAATAATGATGGTTTCTTAGACATTGTAACCATGGATATGCTGCCAGAAAATGTAAAAAGAAGAAAATTAATGTCTGGTGCTAATTCATATGACATATTTCAAATAGCCTTAAGATTTGGTTATGGACATCAACACATGCGAAATATGCTTCAACTCAATAATGGAAATAAAACTTTTAGTGAAATTGGTCAATTAGCAGGTATTGATAAAACAGATTGGAGTTGGGCTCCTTTACTAGCAGATTTTGACAACGATGGCTATAATGATTTATATATAACCAATGGTTTTGGAAAAGATATTACTGATATGGATTTTGTGAAATTCAGACAAAGTAAAGCATCATCGTTTAAAAATATAGAGAATATTAAAAAATCGGTAATAGACTGTTTATATTACAGACCAGCAATTAAAGTTGCTAATTATGCTTATAAAAATAATGGTAATTTAACTTTTAACAAGGTAACAGAAAATTGGGGATTTAATGAGGAATCTATATCTAATGGAGCAGCTTATGCTGATTTGGATCTTGATGGTGATTTAGATTTGCTTGTAAATAACATTAATCAAATAGCATTCGTTTACAAGAATACTATAAATGATAAAAAAATAAAATCATCAAATTATCTTCAAGTAATCTTAGAAGGAAATCCTAAAAACCAAAAAGGTATCGGAGCAGAGGTTACCTTATATGCTAATGATATAAAACAAACAAAATATAATCAACCTGTAAAAGGTTTTCAAAGCACTATTGATAGTAAACTTCATTTTGGTCTTAACAATAACAATAGAATTGATAGTTTAATTGTTAAATGGCCAGATGGAAAAGTTAGCATTAAAGAAAATGTTGATATTAATACTTTAATTAAAGTAAAATATACCAATACATTACCTGAAGTAACTACTACTAGAACAAGTAAAGGAAAAACTTTTTTCTATAAAGATTCAATCATTCAACATATACATAAAGAACGTTACTATAATGATTATGCTACACAATTACTACTAATGCAAGGTTATTCTAATCAAGGACCTGGTTTGGCTGTAGGTGATTTAAACAATGATGGTTTAGAAGATATTTTTGTTGCTGGAGCATATGGTTCTAATTCAACAATTCTCTATCAAAATAAAAAGGGTAATTTCGAAACTACTGAAATACTAAATACTCAGATATATGAAGATGAAGGTGCTCTAATTTTTGATGCAAATAATGATGGTCTTCAAGATTTATATGTTGTTAGTGGTGGCTCAGAAAGATATGATGGACATAAAAGTTATCAAGACAGAATATATTATAATGATGGTAATAAACTTATAGAAGGAACTCTTCCAACAATGCTTACAAGTACTTCAACAATTACTGGAGGCGACTATGATAATGATGGTGATATTGATCTATTTATTGGAGGTCGCATTACTCCTGGTAAATTTCCTAAAGCACCTAAAAGTTATATTTTAGAAAATAATTCTGGAAGTTTTACAGATGTAACAAATATAGTATGTCCGTTTTTAAATGATGCAGGTATGATTACATCTGCAGTATGGACAGATTTTAATAATGATACAAATTTAGATTTGGTTATTGTTGGTGAGTTTATGCCAATTACCTTTTTACAAGGTACCGGTAAACAACTCAAAAATATTTCAGAAAACACTACTTTATCACAAACCACCGGATTATGGAACAGTATACAATCTGGTGATTTTGATAATGATGGTGATATAGATTTTGTTGCTGGAAATCTAGGGTTAAATTCAATTATTAAATCCACCAAAAATCATCCTTTTAAACTAGATTATGCAGATTTTGATAATAATGGTTTTATAGACCCAATTTATTCAAAATATGAAGATGGAAATTATTATCCTGTAGCATCATTGGATAATCTTACACAACAGTTACCTCAACTAAAAAAGAAATTTTTGTACTATAATACTTTTGCAACATCTACAACAGATGATATAATAAGTTTATTCAATACACCATATAAAACATTAGAAGTACAAGAACTTAAGAGCTCTTATATAGAGAATTTAGGCAATAATAACTTTTCAATTTCAGAATTACCCTTAGAAGTACAAATATCTCCTGTTAATGGTATTCTTTCAGAAGATATTAACAATGATGGTTTGTTAGATATCATATTAGTTGGAAACAACTATAATACAGAAGTAAATGGGGGTAGATATGATGCTTCAATAGGTAATGTTCTTTTAAACAATGGTAAAGGAGAATTCAATATAATTAATAATAAAAAATCTGGATTATCAATTATTGGAGATTCAAAAAGTATTGTAAAAGTAAATGTAAAAAATAAATCCTTGGTTGTTGTAGGTATAAATAATAGCGTGATTAATTCATTTGTTTTAGAAAAGGAAAAAAATGGTCATTTAGAACCAAAGAATAATGAAGTATATGCTCTAATCACATTTATAGATGGAGGAACTAGGAAAATAGAATTTACTTTAGGAGGAGGATATTTATCTCAATCTTCAAAGGCAATAGATATAAGTTCAAAAATGGAGAAAATAACATTTTATAATAAATCAGGAGATATAACACGCTCACTTGATTTAACAACAAAGTAA
- a CDS encoding alpha-N-arabinofuranosidase, which produces MNRTLLKLRQTFIVFFITVIGFSQSDKTVIEIKNDDESPIISKHIYGHFAEHLGRCIYDGIYVGENSKIPNTNGVRNDIIDALKAIKIPNLRWPGGCFADTYHWKDGVGPKKDRPSMVNRWWGGVVEDNSFGTHDFLNLCEVLGTEPYLAANVGSSTVKDFTEYIQYVGHKEGSPMSDYRIENGRKEPWKVKYWGVGNEMWGCGGNMTPEHYANIYRQYATFMTDWTNSDGLFRIASGANVADYHWTEVLMRDIPKFLIEGVALHSYSFVEWNKKGSSTKFNEAQYFSTMQTALKMEELIIKHTAIMDKYDPKNEIALIVDEWGGWYEVEEGTNPGFLYQQNTIRDAMIAGTTLNIFNNHSDRVKMANLAQTVNVLQAVILTEGEKMLLTPTYHVMKMYTVHHDAKLLPLSFTSPSYEFNNESLPAISASASKDKDGVVHISLVNIDSSKENTLEIDCSNLDIKDFTGSILTSKNLQDHNTFDNPTKIQTTTFKDFKFKKGKLKIILPPFSVVILESK; this is translated from the coding sequence ATGAATAGAACACTATTAAAACTTAGACAAACATTTATTGTTTTTTTTATCACTGTTATTGGTTTCTCACAAAGTGATAAAACAGTAATAGAAATTAAAAACGATGATGAATCGCCTATTATTAGCAAACATATTTATGGACATTTTGCAGAACATTTAGGACGATGTATTTATGATGGTATTTATGTAGGTGAAAATAGTAAAATACCAAATACTAATGGTGTAAGAAATGATATTATAGATGCTTTAAAAGCTATTAAAATACCTAATTTACGCTGGCCGGGTGGTTGTTTTGCCGATACATATCACTGGAAAGATGGTGTAGGACCTAAAAAAGATAGACCATCAATGGTTAATAGATGGTGGGGAGGCGTTGTTGAAGATAATAGCTTTGGAACCCATGATTTTTTAAATCTATGTGAGGTATTAGGAACAGAACCATATTTAGCAGCTAATGTGGGGAGTAGTACAGTAAAAGATTTTACCGAATATATACAGTACGTAGGGCATAAGGAAGGAAGTCCAATGTCTGACTACAGAATTGAAAACGGAAGAAAAGAACCTTGGAAAGTTAAATATTGGGGAGTTGGTAACGAAATGTGGGGCTGTGGAGGTAACATGACACCAGAGCATTATGCTAATATTTATAGGCAATATGCTACTTTTATGACAGATTGGACTAATAGCGATGGACTTTTTAGAATTGCATCAGGAGCTAATGTAGCAGATTACCACTGGACAGAAGTGTTAATGAGAGACATACCAAAATTTTTAATTGAAGGTGTTGCTTTACATTCTTACTCTTTTGTGGAATGGAATAAAAAAGGGTCATCTACAAAATTTAACGAAGCTCAATATTTTTCAACTATGCAAACTGCTCTTAAAATGGAAGAGTTAATAATCAAGCATACGGCAATTATGGATAAATACGATCCTAAAAATGAAATTGCTTTAATAGTTGATGAATGGGGTGGTTGGTATGAAGTTGAAGAAGGAACTAATCCTGGTTTTTTATACCAACAAAATACTATACGAGATGCTATGATTGCAGGTACTACCCTTAATATCTTTAATAACCATAGCGATAGAGTTAAAATGGCAAATTTAGCTCAAACAGTTAATGTTTTACAAGCGGTAATATTAACCGAAGGTGAAAAAATGTTGTTAACACCAACTTATCATGTAATGAAAATGTATACTGTTCACCATGATGCAAAACTTTTACCATTATCTTTTACTTCACCATCATATGAATTTAATAATGAATCACTTCCAGCGATTTCTGCTTCTGCCTCAAAAGATAAAGATGGAGTTGTACACATATCTTTAGTTAATATCGATTCTAGTAAGGAAAACACATTAGAAATAGATTGCTCAAACCTTGACATAAAAGATTTTACAGGCAGTATTTTAACATCAAAAAATCTTCAAGATCATAATACTTTTGATAACCCTACAAAAATTCAAACCACAACATTTAAAGATTTTAAGTTCAAAAAAGGAAAGTTAAAGATAATATTACCACCATTTTCAGTAGTGATTTTAGAAAGCAAGTAA
- a CDS encoding arabinan endo-1,5-alpha-L-arabinosidase, translated as MNKRKFNFKFIVILGLFLITLLVSCSKDDPVGGQGTPNPTPTPDPDPEPTTTVYTVDNISDTYYDVAGVENIANWGPYNVHDPSIIKEGGTYYCYNTDVSFGSDVRPGIQIRKSTDLINWEWVGWVFNALPSKGSAFIQSKGTQPFNSLWAPYVMKVGSEFRLYYSLSSEVGRLSVIGLATSDSPEGPWLEKDLVVTSEADGSIQTNAIDPAVVVTPAGEHWFYYGSAWDGIYKLKLDPTTGLNAVNGDKGTRIAQRGFTGGTVNGNIEGPEVIYNEQQQKYYMFIAYDWLQTKYNVRVGRSDNPDGPFYDYNGLDINTEVDNTPMILAPYRFNDHSGWQGVSHPGVFNDGNGQYYMAHQGRPGENSFFMVLHVRKIHWTEDGWPIVSPERYAAVEQETISESDLIGNYEEIILGYSVTPGYADEQLSADFQYSINLEINADGSINGDTNNSWTYTAPWLTLNWSSGFTDKLYVEKGRDWENKIASTILLSGLNNEGTAVWGKKIN; from the coding sequence ATGAATAAAAGAAAATTTAATTTTAAATTTATAGTAATACTGGGGTTGTTTTTAATAACACTTTTGGTAAGTTGTTCTAAAGATGATCCAGTTGGAGGGCAAGGTACACCAAACCCAACTCCAACCCCCGATCCCGATCCTGAACCTACTACAACAGTTTACACAGTAGATAACATATCAGACACTTATTACGATGTTGCAGGTGTCGAGAATATAGCTAATTGGGGACCATATAATGTTCACGATCCTTCGATAATTAAAGAGGGAGGCACATATTATTGTTATAATACAGATGTATCATTTGGTTCTGATGTTAGACCTGGTATTCAAATCCGTAAATCCACAGATTTAATCAACTGGGAGTGGGTAGGTTGGGTTTTTAATGCTTTACCTTCAAAGGGAAGTGCTTTTATTCAGAGTAAAGGTACTCAACCGTTTAACTCGTTATGGGCACCATATGTTATGAAAGTAGGAAGTGAATTTCGATTATATTATTCATTATCCTCAGAAGTAGGTAGGCTGAGCGTTATCGGTTTAGCAACATCTGATAGTCCCGAAGGACCATGGTTAGAAAAAGATTTGGTAGTAACTTCTGAAGCAGATGGATCTATTCAAACAAATGCTATAGATCCTGCTGTAGTTGTAACACCTGCTGGAGAACATTGGTTTTATTATGGTTCAGCATGGGATGGTATTTATAAATTAAAATTAGATCCAACAACAGGTCTTAATGCCGTAAATGGAGATAAAGGAACTCGAATTGCACAACGTGGTTTTACAGGAGGAACGGTTAATGGAAATATTGAAGGACCTGAGGTTATATACAATGAGCAACAACAAAAATATTACATGTTTATAGCCTATGATTGGTTACAAACTAAATACAATGTAAGAGTTGGTAGAAGTGATAATCCTGATGGACCATTTTATGACTATAATGGATTAGATATAAATACTGAGGTAGATAATACTCCAATGATTTTAGCGCCATATAGATTTAATGATCATTCAGGTTGGCAAGGTGTTTCTCATCCTGGTGTTTTTAATGATGGTAATGGACAGTATTACATGGCGCACCAAGGAAGACCGGGTGAAAATAGTTTTTTTATGGTTTTACATGTTAGAAAAATTCATTGGACCGAAGATGGTTGGCCAATTGTATCACCTGAAAGATATGCAGCAGTGGAACAAGAAACAATTTCAGAGTCAGATCTCATTGGAAATTACGAGGAAATTATATTAGGGTATTCTGTTACACCTGGATATGCAGATGAACAACTTAGTGCAGATTTTCAGTATTCCATAAATTTAGAAATAAATGCTGATGGTTCAATAAATGGAGACACCAATAATTCATGGACATATACTGCGCCTTGGTTAACACTAAATTGGTCTAGCGGTTTTACAGATAAGTTATATGTAGAAAAAGGTAGAGATTGGGAAAATAAGATAGCTTCAACAATTTTATTATCTGGTTTAAATAATGAAGGTACCGCTGTTTGGGGTAAAAAAATAAATTAA
- a CDS encoding glycoside hydrolase family 43 protein, with translation MLTKVETNTKEKAINNPIITDVFTADPAAIVHNDTVYLYAGHDEAPNDFNFYKMNEWLVFSSTNMVDWESHPVPLKVSDFKWAIADAWAAQVIERNGKFFWYVTVEHNESNYGKAIGVAVSDSPTGPFKDALGKALITNDMTKATDIRWDDIDPSVIIDDDGQAYLFWGNTACYYAKLKDNMIELDGDIKTIDLPNFTEAPWIHKKGDWYYLSYAYQFPEKTAYAMSKSIEGPWEYKGILNELAGNTNTNHQAIIEYKGEDYFIYHTGGIQPNGGSFRRSVCIDKLNYNEDGTLQRVIMTSEGIQK, from the coding sequence ATTTTAACAAAAGTCGAAACTAATACTAAAGAAAAAGCAATTAACAATCCAATAATTACTGATGTGTTTACTGCAGATCCTGCAGCTATCGTACATAATGATACAGTATATCTATATGCAGGACATGATGAAGCTCCAAACGATTTCAACTTTTATAAAATGAATGAATGGCTCGTGTTTTCATCTACAAATATGGTCGATTGGGAGTCGCATCCTGTTCCTCTTAAAGTGTCCGATTTTAAATGGGCAATTGCAGATGCTTGGGCAGCACAAGTGATAGAACGTAACGGAAAATTCTTTTGGTATGTAACCGTAGAACATAATGAATCTAATTACGGAAAAGCAATAGGTGTTGCGGTTTCAGACAGTCCTACAGGGCCTTTTAAAGACGCTTTGGGTAAAGCTTTAATTACTAATGATATGACCAAAGCAACAGATATTCGTTGGGACGATATAGATCCATCAGTAATTATTGATGATGATGGTCAAGCATATCTTTTCTGGGGAAACACAGCCTGCTATTATGCAAAACTTAAAGACAATATGATTGAGTTAGATGGTGACATTAAAACCATAGACTTACCAAACTTTACAGAAGCACCTTGGATTCATAAAAAAGGAGATTGGTACTATTTATCATATGCATATCAATTTCCAGAGAAAACTGCTTATGCAATGAGTAAATCTATTGAAGGTCCTTGGGAATATAAGGGTATTCTTAACGAATTAGCTGGTAATACAAACACTAACCATCAGGCGATTATTGAATATAAAGGTGAAGATTATTTTATCTATCATACTGGCGGTATTCAACCAAATGGTGGAAGTTTTAGACGTTCAGTATGTATTGACAAATTAAATTACAATGAAGACGGAACACTTCAACGTGTTATTATGACTTCAGAAGGCATTCAAAAATAA
- a CDS encoding arabinan endo-1,5-alpha-L-arabinosidase: MKLINHYAALIVFFISIISCAQTDKPITHDPVVAKQGDTYYLFCTGPGITSFTSKDLKTWTKADRVFAESPTWAKDVAPGFNGHIWAPDITLHNGMYYLYYSISAFGKNTSAIGLVTNSTLNPEDKNYKWEDQGIVIQSVPNRDLWNAIDPNLIFDENGTPWMSFGSFWSGLKMVKMNPDLKSVAQPEEWHTIARRDRDKGLDDDDPGNAALEGPFIFKKGEYYYQFLSWDFCCRGENSTYKLVVGRSKTVTGPYVDKDGKKLIAGGGSLVIEGNKNWYGVGHNSVFTFNGKDYTFMHGYDASDNGKPKLIVKEITWVDGWPTVKPMD, translated from the coding sequence ATGAAACTAATAAACCATTACGCAGCACTAATTGTTTTTTTTATATCCATTATTTCTTGTGCACAAACCGATAAACCAATAACTCATGATCCTGTTGTGGCAAAACAAGGCGATACTTATTATTTGTTTTGTACTGGACCAGGAATTACAAGTTTCACTTCAAAAGATTTAAAAACTTGGACAAAAGCAGATCGTGTATTTGCGGAAAGTCCAACATGGGCAAAAGATGTAGCACCTGGTTTTAATGGTCATATCTGGGCACCAGATATTACACTTCATAACGGAATGTATTATTTATATTATTCAATTTCAGCTTTCGGAAAAAACACCTCTGCAATTGGGTTAGTAACCAATTCTACATTGAATCCAGAAGACAAAAATTACAAATGGGAAGATCAAGGTATTGTTATTCAATCTGTACCAAACAGAGATTTATGGAATGCAATTGATCCAAATTTAATATTTGATGAAAACGGTACACCTTGGATGTCTTTCGGTTCATTTTGGAGCGGATTAAAAATGGTAAAGATGAATCCTGATTTGAAATCAGTTGCTCAACCTGAAGAATGGCACACCATTGCAAGACGAGATAGAGATAAAGGTTTAGATGATGACGATCCAGGAAATGCAGCTTTAGAAGGGCCTTTTATTTTTAAAAAAGGTGAATACTACTATCAATTTTTGTCTTGGGATTTTTGCTGTCGTGGTGAAAATAGTACCTATAAATTGGTGGTTGGACGTTCAAAAACAGTTACAGGACCTTATGTTGATAAAGATGGAAAAAAACTCATAGCAGGTGGAGGCTCTTTAGTAATTGAAGGAAACAAAAACTGGTATGGTGTAGGGCATAATAGTGTATTTACTTTTAATGGTAAAGATTACACCTTTATGCATGGTTATGATGCCAGTGATAATGGTAAGCCAAAATTAATTGTCAAAGAAATTACTTGGGTTGATGGTTGGCCAACAGTAAAGCCAATGGATTAA